A part of Plasmodium sp. gorilla clade G2 genome assembly, chromosome: 8 genomic DNA contains:
- a CDS encoding rRNA-processing protein FCF1,putative, which produces MGKFKKTQKIVKLKRVINPNDKRIIQNNKIKQAEEEKKKKKKESEQLKQIEVIDSNLFFNYNENLCPPYNIILDTNFINSSIQYKIDIIKGCSEVLLAKCNIFVTDCVVAEMEKLGQRYSLGLKLIKDPRFQRLTCNHKGTYADDCIVNRVKESRCYIIATNDRDLKIRLRKIPGVPILYAKNFKYKIERLPDNILIS; this is translated from the exons atg gGTAAGTTTAAGAAAACCCAGAAAATCGTAAAACTGAAACGAGTTATAAATCCAAACGATAAAAGGATTATtcagaataataaaataaaacaagcagaagaagaaaaaaagaagaaaaaaaaagagagtGAACAATTAAAACAAATAGAAGTAATTGAcagtaatttattttttaattataatgaaaatttatgtccaccatataatataatcctAGATAcgaattttataaattcgagtatacaatataaaattgatataataaaaggatGTTCTGAGGTTCTACTAGCCAAATGTAATATCTTTGTAACAGATTGTGTAGTAGCAGAAATGGAAAAGTTAGGACAACGATATTCTTTAggattaaaattaataaaggaTCCACGTTTTCAAAGATTAACTTGTAATCATAAAGGTACATATGCAGATGATTGCATAGTTAATCGAGTTAAAGAAAGTCGTTGTTATATTATTGCAACAAATGATAGAGATCTTAAAATAAGATTAAGAAAAATACCAGGAGTTCCTATTTTATATgctaaaaattttaaatataaaatcgaAAGACTTCCAGATAATATACTTATTTCATAA
- a CDS encoding DNA helicase, putative: protein MDVFEFVDPLRKRKINNNILDFNKYVYKEKMEVSEEEEKEHEEEKKKDDEILIMKNKKKKKKKKKLRRLLDSSSSDDNNENEEISSKKTKIRKLNSDSEDNKIKSNIDKNSNNEKKKKEKMIQEKEQNSDIEIIDSYDDENQKAEYEYNLNTLYQCLYISIQIKNKIIDYFTSEKKEKKTELIKEFVKGSFRVSNFEANYENFEKYVDTFHKLKCYQKCGVLWLYVLYKQNKNGILADEMGLGKTAQTCVFLDYMYKTGTIKNKTIIVAPTSLLKNWDNEINMWCPYLKNHKIIYYGTQSERRYLAYDIFSNKSNKNNKTFTSSYNNNNDDDGDHHNNDSNNNIHLIITSINMLMGKNDVSYFRQIKKYDYLIFDEAHFLKNKNSLIYKKLQKKIVFNNKILLTGSPIQNKTQELTNLLLFLMPHIFTETNINNAMQAFITMYEEEVQTRNKKKKTDEGTTPKLTTFVEEIMKKNDNQNNNHNNNNNMMMLNKYTDACHNISDHNNNISNNCNIYDIKCDEDLTDDNIKDHSEKENNVIVSDTNKNIIKNYLIQTIRDDLKQHVEIKNKEIILLQLIIEPYILRRSKKHVFIDMPKKHSLIIKLPLNNTQLNLYKDEIFSKMQKTFKHLEFLETHSSKKELQKIYAILNKKEIKNGIKDNTDEKKESQSNVDQENYQNGHYNDNTNNMNNIEDNVEDDIDCDDDKEMDEETINIEKTDVENKNSNIVIHKRDDDSNDIDEDNIKDDNNSNNNSNNNSNMFEDSSSKDITNNNMKSKKNLENNKNSKEVRGKMINASIFILRRICNHPLLHKYYYTIEDIKKISKYFYYNTDQYVDLDLKTVENEFMKISDFDIHLSIKHLISQGDNKLNKYLITKEHILNSSKISHMLSLIKDIRKKKQKVLIFSQFTTFLDIIEEALLYEFIYDDSDYMDHIQTIKSSQSINKNDTICKEENNINDDMLIKHEQNDHQMYKETKRHDDNNNNNIIEEEEDEQKFSFKENIKKPNDIYNEDMENSERTKDTNRDYNKKKKDEDDEDVCLTSSTLSTSSVGTQNDTGHQIYVRLDGSTNTIERQKIIKRFSKDENIFVFLLSTKAGGVGLNLIAANHVILMDQDWNPHNDRQAEDRVHRLGQKNEVYIYRLCCKNTIEEAILKCNKAKLHLDQAFGGNSDLLQTALIKDALNAVEI, encoded by the exons ATGGATGTGTTTGAATTTGTTGATCCCTTAAGAAAacgaaaaataaataacaatattttggattttaataaatatgtgtataaagaaaaaatggaGGTGAGTGAAGAAGAGGAGAAAGAACAtgaggaagaaaaaaaaaaagatgatgagatattaattatgaagaataaaaaaaagaaaaaaaagaagaaaaagttaAGACGTTTATTAGATAGTTCTAgtagtgatgataataatgaaaatgaagagaTATCATCTAAAAAAactaaaataagaaaattaaaTTCTGATAGTgaggataataaaataaaaagtaatattgataaaaatagtaataatgagaaaaagaagaaagaaaaaatgatacaagaaaaagaacaaaatagTGATATAGAAATTATAGATTcttatgatgatgaaaatcaAAAAGCagaatatgaatataatttaaatacattatatcaatgtttatatatatctatacaaataaaaaataaaattatcgATTATTTTACatcagaaaaaaaagaaaaaaaaacagaattaataaaagaatttGTTAAAGGATCTTTTAGAGTTAGTAATTTTGAAgcaaattatgaaaatttcGAAAAATATGTAGATACATTtcataaattaaaatgttaTCAAAAATGTGGAGTATTATggttatatgttttatataaacaaaataaaaatggtaTATTAGCTGATGAAATGGGACTTGGAAAGACAGCACAGACATGTGTTTTTCTagattatatgtataaaacaGGAaccattaaaaataaaactattATTGTTGCACCTACAAGTTTATTAAAAAACTGGGATAATGAAATTAATATGTGGTGtccatatttaaaaaatcataaaattatatattatggtaCTCAGTCTGAAAGAAGATATTTAGCTTATGACATATTTAGTAATAAGTCAAAcaagaataataaaacatttacAAGTAgttacaataataataatgatgatgatggtgatcatcataataatgatagtaataataatattcatttaatcATTACAAGTATCAATATGCTTATGGGCAAAAATGATGTTTCTTATTTTagacaaattaaaaaatatgattatcTCATTTTCGATGAAgcacattttttaaaaaataaaaactcacttatatataaaaagttacaaaaaaaaattgtcttcaataataaaatattattaacagGTTCACccatacaaaataaaacacaAGAATTGACAaatcttcttttatttttaatgccTCATATATTTACAGAgactaatataaataatgctATGCAAGCTTTTATAACCATGTATGAAGAAGAGGTACAaacaagaaataaaaaaaaaaaaacagatgAAGGAACTACTCCAAAATTAACAACATTCGTTGAGGAAatcatgaaaaaaaatgataaccaaaataataatcataataataataataatatgatgatgttgaataaatatacagATGCCTGTCATAATATATCAGAccataataacaatattagCAATAATTGcaatatttatgatataaaGTGTGATGAAGATCTAacagatgataatataaaagatcatagtgaaaaagaaaataatgttaTTGTTTcagatacaaataaaaatattattaaaaattatttaatacaaaCCATTAGAGATGATTTAAAACAACATGTAGAAATTAAGAATAAAGAAATCATTTTATTACAACTTATTATTGaaccatatatattaagaagaTCAAAAAAACATGTCTTTATAGATATGCCCAAAAAACATAGTCTTATTATTAAGTTACCATTAAATAATACACAGCTTAATCTATATAAGGATGAAATATTCTCAAAGATGCAGAAGACATTTAAGCATCTTGAATTTTTAGAAACACATTCTAGCAAAAAGGAgctacaaaaaatatatgccatattaaataaaaaagaaattaaaaatggtataaaagataatacaGATGAAAAGAAGGAAAGCCAATCAAATGTAGACCAAGAAAATTATCAAAATGGTCActataatgataatacaaataatatgaacaatattgAAGATAATGTTGAAGATGATATTGATTGTGATGATGATAAAGAAATGGATGAAGAAACTATTAACATTGAAAAGACAGATGTAGAGAATAAGAATAGCAATATTGTTATTCACAAAAGAGATGATGATAGTAATGATAttgatgaagataatataaaggatgataataatagtaataataatagtaataataatagcaaTATGTTTGAAGACAGTTCTAGTAAGgatattacaaataataatatgaaatcaAAGAAGAAtctagaaaataataaaaatagtaaaGAAGTTAGAGGCAAAATGATTAACGCttctatatttatacttAGAAGAATATGTAACCATCCtttattacataaatattattatactatagaagatattaaaaaaatttcaaaatatttttattataatactgATCAATATGTAGATCTAGATTTAAAAACGGTTGAAAATgaatttatgaaaatatcaGATTTCGATATTCATTTATCAATTAAACATTTAATATCTCAAGgtgataataaattaaataaatatttaataacaaaAGAACATATTTTGAATAGTAGTAAAATTAGTCATATGTTATCTCTTATTAAGGATATTaggaagaaaaaacaaaaggtattaattttttcacaGTTTACCACTTTTCTTGATATTATAGAAGAggcattattatatgaatttatatatgatgattCTGATTATATGGATCATATTCAAACTATTAAAAGTTCTCaaagtataaataaaaatgacacCATCTGTaaggaagaaaataatataaatgatgatatgCTTATAAAACACGAACAAAATGATCATCAAATGTATAAAGAAACAAAACGTCatgatgacaataataataataatattattgagGAGGAGGAGGATGAGCAAAAATTTagttttaaagaaaatataaaaaaaccaaatgatatatataatgaagataTGGAAAATTCAGAAAGAACTAAAGATACAAATcgtgattataataaaaagaaaaaagacgaagatgatgaagatgtaTGTCTTACTTCATCAACACTTTCTACTTCATCAGTGGGTACACAAAATGATACAGGTCATCAAATTTATGTAAGATTAGATGGATCAACAAACACTATTGAAAGacagaaaattataaaacgCTTTTcaaaagatgaaaatatttttgtttttcttttatcaACAAAAGCTGGAGGAGTAGGTCTCAATTTAATAGCTGCAAATCATGTTATATTAATGGACCag gacTGGAATCCACATAATGATAGACAAGCAGAGGATAGAGTTCATCGATTAG GCCAAAAAAATGAAGTGTACATATATCGATTATGTTGTAAGAATACGATTGAGGAAGCTATACTTAag tgTAATAAGGCGAAATTACACCTAGATCAAGCATTTGGAGGCAATAGCGATTTATTACAAACAGCTCTAATCAAG gatGCATTAAATGCAgtagaaatataa
- a CDS encoding zinc finger protein, putative has translation MSSEKNATTPTPILCENNCGFYGNPANNNLCSKCYREFQEKKKKQISEEEKMNDKNMNDTLNNYNNKINEIMEPTFLNEKQTEKEKNSHIKEENSSIINNEQNKESEIKPVTLYNTEEKDNSSQPVEDKSKCFFCSKRIGLVGIKCRCNHYFCSLHRYADAHNCTFDYKNYHKQQLIKNNVKVVADKVEKI, from the exons ATGAGTTCTGAAAAAAACGCAACCACG ccAACACCCATATTGTGTGAAAACAACTGCGGGTTTTATGGCAACCCtgcaaataataatttatgcTCTAAATGCTATAGAGAATTtcaagagaaaaaaaagaaacagatATCTGAAGAGGAGAAAatgaatgataaaaatatgaatgatacattaaataattataataataaaataaatgaaataatggAACCAACgtttttaaatgaaaaacaaacggaaaaagaaaaaaacagtCACATAAAGGAAGAAAATTCTTCCATAATAAacaatgaacaaaataaagaaagtGAAATAAAACCCGTAACCTTATATAATAcagaagaaaaagataattCTAGTCAACCTGTTGAAGATAAAAGTAAATGTTTCTTCTGTTCGAAACGTATAGGATTAGTAGGAATTAAATGTAGATGTAATCACTATTTCTGTTCACTTCATAGATATGCTGATGCACATAATTGTACAtttgattataaaaattatcataaaCAACAgctaataaaaaataacgtTAAAGTTGTTGCAGATAAagtagaaaaaatataa
- a CDS encoding 14-3-3 protein, with product MATSEELKQLRCDCTYRSKLAEQAERYDEMADAMRTLVEQCVNNDKDELTVEERNLLSVAYKNAVGARRASWRIISSVEQKEMSKANVHNKNVAATYRKKVEEELNNICQDILNLLTKKLIPNTSESESKVFYYKMKGDYYRYISEFSCDEGKKEASNCAQEAYQKATDIAENELPSTHPIRLGLALNYSVFFYEILNQPHQACEMAKRAFDDAITEFDNVSEDSYKDSTLIMQLLRDNLTLWTSDLQGDQTEEKSKDEGLE from the exons atgGCAACATCTGAAGAATTAAAACAATTGAGATGCGATTGTACTTATCGTTCGAAATTGGCTGAGCAAGCCGAAAGATAtgatg AAATGGCAGATGCTATGAGAACTTTAGTTGAGCAATGCGTGAACAATGACAAAGATGAATTGACCGTCGAAGAAAGGAATTTATTG TCCGTTGCTTATAAGAATGCTGTAGGTGCTCGTCGAGCCTCATGGAGAATAATTTCTAGTGTAGAACAAAAAGAGATGAGCAAAGCTAATGTTCATAATAAGAATGTTGCTGCTACTTATAGAAAGAAAGTTgaagaagaattaaataatatttgtcAAGATATTTTAAATCTTCTTACGAAAAAGTTAATTCCAAATACTTCAGAAAGTGAAAGTAAAGTTTTTTATTACAAGATGAAAGGTGATTATTACCGTTACATTAGTGAATTTTCTTGTGATGAAGGAAAGAAAGAAGCATCCAATTGTGCTCAAGAAGCTTATCAAAAAGCTACGGATATTGCAGAAAATGAACTTCCTTCCACACACCCAATACGTTTAGGTTTAGCATTGAACTATTCTGTTTTcttttatgaaatattaaacCAACCACACCAAGCATGTGAAATGGCAAAAAGAGCTTTCGATGATGCCATTACAGAATTTGACAATGTTAGCGAAGACTCTTATAAAGATTCCACTTTAATTATGCAACTCTTAAGAGATAACTTGACCTTATGGACATCTGACTTACAAGGAGATCAGACCGaag aAAAATCAAAAGACGAAGGTTTAGAATGA
- a CDS encoding dynactin subunit 6, putative produces MNKGTIVKLHSLNLDRNINKNVSINRNGINNYESDLSISSYKTFKNSSDNTDIPLYRTCTNDSDNSIKNKDIYGYKKVVSLNEYIFKFKKLTNEKNENTLDKCNIFRRFNTNQKNLIDISDSCSESNLSSECNVTIDVTRNIMEKKKIQQNISDNMKDIFCLYDKEKHFNYNKYDTIKDIKKYKSHMPMEDKPLSCYLNSSFKLMSHDLNCDEKYNRTKTFFQNINSVTCQKRGFITCSSGNILNRDIIKNNEEKKSLKKKVKKHCKHKKSFLQSVKKKRIKKYKTLLYNLINNENKLFVRKLRLSVRDIYSYNLRHGKNKNKRVLFFSNCKNHIYHSLRTKDRNYIFNNKNKTCIMKYNIRNVFINNYEKDFNKKIDNNIFLEIEQKNIEKDIYEKNKKSNDEYIKNELDKKESISFYYDLHKNKNIIIGNRNIIFPSCQIKSDKAKIIIGENNLFEDLVTIINNTSTDMYIGSYNIFRSGSYIYNTMNIGDRNCFDYKCNIIKSNIGSHTFIGINMLIDKKSKLRNHHKIVDNVVIYLNSQIIQDNMREIISRYNHIK; encoded by the exons atgaataaaggTACTATTGTAAAACTTCATTCCTTAAATTTAGACaggaatataaataagaatgtGTCTATTAATAGAAAtggaataaataattatgaatccgatttatctatatcatcatataaaacatttaagAATTCAAGTGATAATACTGATATACCTTTGTATAGAACGTGTACTAACGATTCTGATAattcaataaaaaataaagatatttatGGTTATAAAAAAGTAGTATCTttgaatgaatatatatttaaatttaaaaaactgacaaatgaaaaaaatgaaaatacatTAGAcaaatgtaatatttttcgAAGATTTAATACTAACCAAAAAAATCTTATAGACATTTCAGATTCATGTAGTGAATCTAATTTGAGTTCTGAATGTAATGTTACTATAGATGTAACAAGAAATATtatggaaaaaaagaaaatacaacAAAATATAAGTGACAATATGAAAGATATATTTTGTCTttatgataaagaaaaacattttaattataataaatatgatacaataaaagatattaagaaatataaaagtcATATGCCAATGGAAGATAAACCTTTATCTTGTTATTTGAAttcatcatttaaattaATGTCTCACGATTTAAATTGTGACGAAAAATATAACAGAACAAAAACATTCtttcaaaatattaatagtgTTACATGTCAAAAAAGAg GATTTATTACATGTTCAAGtggaaatatattaaatagagatattataaaaaataatgaagaaaaaaaaagtttgaAAAAAAAGGTGAAAAAGCATTGCAAACATAAAAAGAGTTTTTTACAAagtgtaaaaaaaaagaggataaagaaatacaaaacccttttatataatttaataaataatgagaATAAACTATTTGTGAGGAAACTAAGATTAAGTGTTAgagatatatattcatacaaTCTAAGAcatggaaaaaataaaaataaaagagttttatttttttctaattgtaaaaatcatatatatcattcatTGAGAACGAAAGATaggaattatatttttaataataaaaataaaacatgtataatgaaatataatataagaaatgtttttataaataactATGAAAAAGAtttcaataaaaaaattgataataatatattcttagaAATTGAACAAAAGAATATAGAgaaagatatatatgaaaaaaataagaaatcaAATGAcgaatatataaagaatgaacttgataaaaaagaatctatttctttttattatgatttacataaaaataaaaatataattataggaaatagaaatataatatttccttCTTGTCAAATAAAATCTGATAAAGCtaaaataattataggagaaaataatttatttgaagATTTAGTtactataataaataatacaagtACAGATATGTATATAGGgagttataatatatttagatctggctcatatatatataatacgaTGAATATAGGGGATAGAAATTGTTTCGATTATAAAT GCAATATAATTAAGAGCAATATAGGATCACATACATTTATTGGTATAAATATGCTGATAGACAAAAAATCGAAATTAAGAAATCATCATAAAATTGTTGATAATgtagttatatatttaaattcaCAAATTATAcaa gACAATATGAGAGAAATAATATCACGATATAATcacataaaatga
- a CDS encoding zinc finger protein, putative, translated as MACTPLLSEEDLYRFRTKQCLRLAKGLCEFGFDRCQYSHSAEWIRRCPYYISLPSYLRYIPVACPYFIKNKNESEEDKEKRNMILKNCVHLTNKDGSVNNKFYKYIEETNINKCPLGVECPLAHSVDEIDYHPLVYKTKRCENYMHANCNKYYCNNLHGLAEQRKIKEYFIPYSNKIDIPAYPNVTIVSKIQYGSFKGQTQLSNKQKKINTDFNFHSRNYNYPCKMINAKNYKNIDLKYNSLNLPSQQRYTLQEQNMNQPKRYTTSNLINMQPSHNNFSFSYENQFKNKKKNSIFTYLNNFDDKYTLYLHILKKFPYLFDLNISDMNNNNSVSLIQTQSLSDNFILHDNTSKGNRTDLTNITNDDNIGISSKNNNNNNQDICEKEFSNNNTQNINDSQNKYNTFEQCTENIFMNNSYYEILNHIFKKNLQITKNKITCENDTQRSFNDMENDYTKNSSDNVDLDFIRNLNGNYINADNKIETYDDVLNMLSHILCLLYFTSDSRAHATFDMYAHKLAKQLNCESRKRKEMSMPKYLNYNMKEMI; from the exons ATGGCGTGCACACCTTTACTTAGCGAAGAAGATTTATATAGATTCCGTACGAAGCAATGTTTACGATTAGCTAAAGGTTTGTGTGAGTTCGGGTTCGATAGATGTCAGTATAGTCATAGTGCTGAATGGATTAGACGTTGtccatattatatttccttACCTTCTTATTTAAGATATATTCCTGTTGCATGtccatattttattaagaaTAAGAATGAAAGCGAAGAAGATAAGgagaaaagaaatatgatATTAAAGAATTGTGTTCATTTAACTAATAAAGATGGTAgtgttaataataaattttataaatatattgaagaGACAAATATTAACAAATGCCCTTTAGGTGTAGAATGTCCATTAGCTCATAGTGTAGATGAAATTGATTATCATCCACttgtatataaaacaaaaagatgTGAAAATTATATGCATGCAAattgtaataaatattattgtaaTAATTTACATGGATTAGCTGaacaaagaaaaataaaagaatattttattcCATATTCAAACAAAATAGATATTCCAGCATATCCTAATGTTACCATTGTTAGTAAAATTCAATATGGTTCATTTAAAGGACAAACACAATTATCAAATaagcaaaaaaaaatcaatacAGATTTCAATTTTCATTcaagaaattataattatccaTGTAAAATGATTAAtgcaaaaaattataaaaatatagatcttaaatataattctCTAAATCTTCCTAGTCAACAAAGATATACATTACAAGAACAAAATATGAATCAACCTAAAAGATACACTACATCTAATTTAATCAATATGCAACCTtctcataataatttttcctTCTCTTATGAAAatcaatttaaaaataaaaaaaaaaattctatttttacatacctaaataattttgatgataaatatacattatatttacatatattaaagaaattCCCATATCTTTTTGATTTAAACATTTCTGATATGAATAACAATAATTCAGTATCACTCATACAAACACAATCATTATCAGATAATTTTATTCTACACGATAATACATCTAAAGGGAATAGGACAGATTTGacaaatataacaaatgatgataatataggCATTTctagtaaaaataataataataataatcaagaTATATGTGAAAAAGAATTTTCGAATAATAAcacacaaaatataaatgattctcaaaataaatataacacaTTTGAACAATGtacagaaaatatttttatgaataatagctattatgaaatattgaatcatatatttaaaaagaatttacaaataactaaaaataaaataacatgtGAAAATGACACACAAAGGTCTTTCAATGATATGGAAAATgattatacaaaaaattcAAGCGACAATGTAGATCTTGATTTTATAAGAAATCTTAATGGTAACTACATTAATGCtgataataaaattgaaaCATATGATGATGTTTTGAATATGCTAAGTCATATTTTGTGTTTGCTATATTTTACATCCGATTCGAGAGCTCATGCAACATTTGACATGTATGCACACAAACTAGCCAAACAG cTAAATTGTGAAAGCCGAAAAAGGAAGGAAATGTCTATGCCAAAATATTTAAACTACAACATGAAAGAAATGATTTag